In the Cylindrospermopsis raciborskii Cr2010 genome, GCCCTCACCAGCAAATCCCGCACTTCCACATCCTCTTGTATTAATGCAGGTAACTGTTGTTTTAGGAGCTGTTTAAAATCCATATCATTTATGGTCATGATATGTACACATCATTAACTACAGTACCATTATACCACAGGTCCACAGATTTGATACTCCTTCTAAAATTCTTTTCGAGAAAAGATGAAAATGGCGATCGCCAATAGCATCAAACTATAGGTTAATCCATAACCTGCATTACTGAATAAGGTGATAGTGTCAGGTATGGCTTCCCATCCATAAACGACATCATTTTTTAGATCCAGGCGGGACAAATCCGGCAGAGTTAGATATAAAATAGTAACAATATTTACAATAAACGGGTTTTCACCCGCACGTACCAGGTTGACTAGGTCGGTAGTAGTGTTACCTATTAAGTAGATAGCAATTGAAAGGAAAGTAGCTAGTAAGGTACTAGTGAATACTCCCAAAGTTATGGCAACGGTGGTGATTAAACTTAACTGTAAAAATAAGAATATCACCGCTAAAATGATTGTATATGGATTGTAGGTAATTTTCTGAAATTGCAAAAATCCTAGGTAAATGATTGTCATACATGTCAGAAGTAAGAGCAATACCCCACATAAACCTAAGTATTTACTGATAATCAATTGACCACGGCTAATTGGTTTAGCAAGAATGGTCAGGATTGTCCTTTTTTCTATTTCCTGATTCATCGTGCTAGTACCAATAAATACTGCTACAATCAAACCGATAATGTTCATTATTCCCAAACCCGCATCCAAAAAGATTTTGTCTTGGGTTGCTGGTGCAAATTGAAAAATCACTTGGTTAGCAGGGATAAGAATAACTGCGTAAAAACCTAGGATATATAGAAGGCGATCTCTCACTACTTGTTGGAGTAGACTTTTGGCTATAACAAGGGTTGTAATAATGTTCATCTTGGGGATAGTTGTCACCTGTTAATTGATGATAATTCTGAAGTACATGGGAATGTTTTGCCTACTGTTGTGCTGGTGGCGAACCTCTAAAAAATTTCGTTTTGCGATCGCATTTAATTTTTGCCTTCACATTTTTATTATCGGTGGTGTACTCGGAAGCAATTGGTTCAATGTAACAAGATTTGCGTAAATAAAACCCCTTTTTACTATCAGTCGGTCCTTGCCAAATACTGAGAAGATCTAATCGGTAACCTGATTTGATATTAACCACACGAGGTTCGATTTTCCATAGTCCCTTCTCTTCAAATTCTCGCAGGTTTTTATTAATCATTATTTTTCCTAAGTTACCCACTTGTTGATTAGCCTCCAATAGCCACCTTTCTACTTCTGACCAAGGTCTATTAGTGATTTGCTGTAGAATTAGTGGTTCAATTCTATTTAAAATTACATTCCCCGGTTCTGGTTTGCTTGCTTTTGGTTCAAATTTAATTACAAAATTGCTGCGTTGAAAACTCTGTGCAGATAAACTGGGATATTCTTTTAACCATTTATCTGTGACAAAGTTAAATTGCAACCAGCAACTAATTAACATTGACCAACTTAGCAGCAAAATGATTTTTTGTCTGACTTCCAACTTAGGGAGAGTTGCTTTTGGCGATATGCCATCCCCCGTAAAAAACTGTGGTAATGCTGTAATTATGGCAGCAATTGTGGGCCATAAAACTATGGTTCTGACCGTGATTGCGTTTTCTCCATGTCCAAAGGCAAATACACTAAATATAAATCCTGTCAACAAAGCACCCACAGGCATAAAAGTTCCTGGGACTCTTACGGGAGAATCTGTTGTATACCAAGCGGTTCCGGTGAATAAAAATATCCAACCCGTAAAAGCAATAATATCTTTGATTATACCGGTGGCTAGATATGAAATTCCCCAAGAGAAAATACTTAGATATATAAACGTCTGCCAAGAAAAAGATCTGGGGGGCATTAATAGTTTCTGAATGCCTAAAAACAGATCTTTAATAAATGTGAATAACTGGATGATTTCTTTCAATAATGGAAAGTTCATAATTTTTACCTAGGGAGAGTGGTAGATTTTAACTTCTTTTAAGAAAGTCCCGTGCTAAAATAAGTAGGCTAATGGCGGTATAGCTGATTGTATTAGCTATGAGGATGGTCGTAATCAGGTTATTATTTTGCATTTTCAGCTTTTGTTTCGCCAGACTCTTTTCTCTTTGGGTCATTTCTGCCAAGTTTAACTGATTCCTACCCTCACGCAAAATAATCATTAGTATTTTTAAAAACAGGGTCTCAATTAGAAAAGTCCCCAGGAAAATCACAAACCCTATGAGAAACAGATTAGTTTTGAGATTACCTTGAAAAGTGTTAAAGAATACATAGCTCATCAGTTCCGATTTCACCTTGACGGGTAGGATTGGTTCCAGCAAGAAAAAAATGTTCCAACCCAGAACGGTAGAGAGGACGTTGATCGCCATAGCGTAAAAAACACTGGTCTTTTTGTCAAATTTGATTGCTCTGTGGAGAATATAGGACTCTATCGGAATAGCAACCAGCAAAAATAAAGTTTGAAAGACAATAGTACCCACCGGGAGGACTTTGGGTAGTGATAATTCATCAAGCATAAGACACTGTGTGGATGGTTAAAAACTCATGGAACAACCATTCAATATAATAGAATATACATAACTTGGGAGAAAATGGCTAGAAAAGAAGATGACAAGAAATGGAATCGGTATTCTGACAGCACAAGCACGGTCAGAACGACTGACAGGTCAAATTCACGTTTATGATGGTGCAGGAAAGGGTAAATCTCAAGCTGCTTTAGGGGTGGTTTTGCGCTCTATTGGCCTGGGTATCAATACCAAGAGCAATTGTAATCGCGTTTTGCTATTACGGTTTTTGAAAGGACCAGGAAGAGATTATGACGAGGATGGAGCGATCGCAGCTTTACAAAGGGGTTTCCCTCATTTGATTGACCAGGTGCGTACGGGTAGGGCTGAGTATTTCGGACATGATGAAATTACTCCCTTTGACCGAGCAGAAGCAGCAAGGGGTTGGGATGTGGCTAAGGGGGCTCTTGCTTCTGACCTTTATTCCGTGGTGGTTCTGGATGAAATTAACCCGGTTTTAGATTTGGGACTGCTCCCGGTTCAAGAGGTCGTAGAAACCTTAAAATCTAAACCTCAAGAACTGGAAATTATTACTACAGGTCGAGCAGCTCCACAACAATTACTGGATATTGCTGACCTGCACTCGGAAATGAAACCCCACCATCATCCTCAAGCAGCAGAATTACTCTTGGATGGTATAGAAATTTATACTGGTTCAGGAAAAGGTAAGTCTACTAGTGCCTTGGGTAAGGCTCTAAAATCAATCGGTAGGGGAATTAATCACCCCGGTTCCGCCCGTGTATTGATTATGCAATGGTTGAAAGGTGGTACTGGATATACTGAAGATGCAGCGATCGCCGCTTTACAGCAATCCTATCCCGATGTGGTAGATCACTTACGCTGTGGTCGGGATGCGATCGTGTGGCGCAATTCTCGACAACATTTGGACTATGTGGAAGCAGAACGAGGTTGGGAAATTGCCAAAACTGCGATCGCATCTGGGGTGTATAAAACTATCATTCTTGATGAACTAAATCCCACGGTTGACCTTGAGTTACTCTCCGTAGAGCCTATCCTACAAGCCCTATTGCGTAAACCTAAAGGTACGGAAATCATTATTACTGGGCGTTGTCAAAATCAACCAGCCTATTTTGATTTAGCCAGTATTCATTCTGAGGTTTATTGTCATAAGCATTACGCAAACCAGGGAGTAGAATTAAAAAGAGGGGTAGATTTTTAAGGGAGGGGAGTTAGGTTTACCGTGGGTTTGTCTTCATCAAACAAAGCCAAATCAAACCAAAAGGTAGTACCTACTCCAACTTCACTAACCAAATGCACTTGACTATGGTGTCTTTCCATGATATTTCTAACGATAGATAAACCCAATCCAGTACCCTCTAGGGTATGAACTCGATTTTCCACCCGGAAAAAGCGGTCAAAAATTGCCTGTTGGTCTTCTGGAGCAATGCCTATACCTGTATCGCTAATCTCAATGCGAACTAATGGAGAATTGTGACCAGACCTATTTACATCCACCCTATAAGCACGAATAGCTACTATGCCTCCTGCTGGTGTGAATTTTAAAGCATTACCGATTAAATTGCCAAACACTTGCAGCAATAAATCATAATTACCTATTACCAGTGGTAAATTAGGTGTTAGTTCCTGAACCAGGTTAATACCCTTTTCCTTAGCATTAAGTTGATAAGTTCTCAATGTTTGTTCTAATGCTTGTGCTAAGTCAACACCATCAAAATGATAGGTTCGACCAGACTCTAGTTTTGATAAGTCCAAAACATCATTAACCAAGCGGGTAAGTCTATCAGTTTCATGGTTTACAGTTGCCAAAAATTCTTGACGCTCTTTGGCACCTAGGTCATCACCATAATCATGAAGAGTCTCAATATAGGTTTTAATATTAAACAGGGGAGTGCGCAACTCATGGGAAATATTACTAATAAATTGACTTTTAGCTTCATTTAATTCCACTTCTCGGGTGATATCTTGCACAGTAATAGCAATACCCTTAATGCTTTCTCTTTGGGAGTCAAGAACGGTGGTCAAAAGAATACGGATGGTACGTTTAGTTGGTTCTACCAGGAGGATGCGAAATTCTGCACTTTCACGCTCACCACTGGCCATTTCATACAAAGTGCGAGTTATTTCCATTTGTACACTATGTGGTAGGTAATTCAAAAGATTTTGACCCACCACATCTGTTCCTTCCCAGGCAAAAATACGTCTGGCCGTGGGATTGACCAAAATTACCTGCATATTATTATCAATAAGTACTGCACCATCAGCAATAGTAGAAACTAAAGTTTCCAATTTAGCTTTTTCCGCAGTTAATTCCTCTATATTTTGTTCCTCATACCTTTCTAGTCTTTCGGCCATATCATTAAAGCTGAAAATTAGTTCCCCTAATTCTCCTCCCAAGGGTAAATCTATGCGCTGTTTAAAATTTCCCGCTGCTATTTGCTTTACCCCTGCTAGCAATTCCTTGATTGGTTTGGTAATGGTCAAAGCATTAATCACCCCTGCCAAAATTACCATCACCCAAATTGTGATAAAAACCGCAATAGTTACATCACGGGTAAAATTGGAGGAAATTACCGCTGTGGGATTGGGATTAATGCCAATGGCCAGCATACCCAAATATCGCTTATTTGCCATCAAAGGGATAAATACATCTGTGACCAAACCATCAGGCGTATTGTGTTGACGAACTATTGGTTTTTGCTCATCATCAAGATAGTCTTCTGGTGGTAGCATTTCTTGTTTAATCGTCAAGGAACTTTCTACCTGGGGATCCCAGAAGGGAATGCCAAAAAAGATTTCCCCCGTTTCATCAGCATACAGCATATAGCGCACGCTAGATGTGCTACTGTAAAAACGCTGGGAAAACTGTGCCACCTCTGTGAAGTTTTTTTCTGCAACTAGTGGTGTAACGTTAGAAGCTAACAGCAGTCCCAGGTCTCTGCCAAATCTTGTGTCATTCAACCATTCATCTTGTTGAATTGTATTAACCGCCCAAAAGGTTAATCCACTCATAAATAGGGAAACCACTAAGGTAGCAACTGCTAGGAGCTTAGTTTGTAGAGTAAACTCATACCACCAATGATTAATCACATTACGAATTGTTACAATTAACATTGTTCGACCACCAATATGTTTGATTACATTCTTAGCCTATCATCAAATCTACTGATTGGTGGAGATTAGCCAATAAATTTGAGGACACGATGACCGATATCTCGACGGTAGTACATTCCGGAAAATTCAATCTGTTGAATTCCATGGTATGCTTGGGCGATCGCCTGGTGGAAATTTTCTCCCCATCCAGTAATATTTAACACTCTACCGCCATCGGAGATAATTTGCCCTTGGGCATTTAATTTAGTACCAGCATGGAACACTTTGGCACCTGATATTTCCGCATCTGGGATACCAGTAATCACCTGACCCTTTTGATAATTACCGGGATAACCAGCCGAAGCTGCGACAACGGTAGCTGCTGCGCCCGATTTCCAAACCAAGGGTGGGATGTGTGCTAATCGCTGGTGAATACAAGCTAGGATCAATTCATCTAAAGGGGTTTCTAATAAAGGTAGAATCACTTGGGTTTCAGGATCGCCAAAGCGACAGTTAAACTCCAAAACACGGAAGTCGCCATTATCTGCAACCATTAGGCCAGCGTACAAAATCCCACGATAGTCAATCCCTCTTTGATTTAAAGCCGAAATGGTATTTTCTAAAACTTCCGTTTGCACCCGTGACATTAGCTCTGGTGTAGCGATAGGAGTTGGTGCGTATGCTCCCATACCTCCAGTATTTTCTCCTGTATCACCTTCACCTATA is a window encoding:
- a CDS encoding cob(I)yrinic acid a,c-diamide adenosyltransferase; translation: MTRNGIGILTAQARSERLTGQIHVYDGAGKGKSQAALGVVLRSIGLGINTKSNCNRVLLLRFLKGPGRDYDEDGAIAALQRGFPHLIDQVRTGRAEYFGHDEITPFDRAEAARGWDVAKGALASDLYSVVVLDEINPVLDLGLLPVQEVVETLKSKPQELEIITTGRAAPQQLLDIADLHSEMKPHHHPQAAELLLDGIEIYTGSGKGKSTSALGKALKSIGRGINHPGSARVLIMQWLKGGTGYTEDAAIAALQQSYPDVVDHLRCGRDAIVWRNSRQHLDYVEAERGWEIAKTAIASGVYKTIILDELNPTVDLELLSVEPILQALLRKPKGTEIIITGRCQNQPAYFDLASIHSEVYCHKHYANQGVELKRGVDF
- the fraD gene encoding septal junction protein FraD, giving the protein MNFPLLKEIIQLFTFIKDLFLGIQKLLMPPRSFSWQTFIYLSIFSWGISYLATGIIKDIIAFTGWIFLFTGTAWYTTDSPVRVPGTFMPVGALLTGFIFSVFAFGHGENAITVRTIVLWPTIAAIITALPQFFTGDGISPKATLPKLEVRQKIILLLSWSMLISCWLQFNFVTDKWLKEYPSLSAQSFQRSNFVIKFEPKASKPEPGNVILNRIEPLILQQITNRPWSEVERWLLEANQQVGNLGKIMINKNLREFEEKGLWKIEPRVVNIKSGYRLDLLSIWQGPTDSKKGFYLRKSCYIEPIASEYTTDNKNVKAKIKCDRKTKFFRGSPPAQQ
- the fraC gene encoding filament integrity protein FraC, with product MLDELSLPKVLPVGTIVFQTLFLLVAIPIESYILHRAIKFDKKTSVFYAMAINVLSTVLGWNIFFLLEPILPVKVKSELMSYVFFNTFQGNLKTNLFLIGFVIFLGTFLIETLFLKILMIILREGRNQLNLAEMTQREKSLAKQKLKMQNNNLITTILIANTISYTAISLLILARDFLKRS
- a CDS encoding ABC transporter permease → MNIITTLVIAKSLLQQVVRDRLLYILGFYAVILIPANQVIFQFAPATQDKIFLDAGLGIMNIIGLIVAVFIGTSTMNQEIEKRTILTILAKPISRGQLIISKYLGLCGVLLLLLTCMTIIYLGFLQFQKITYNPYTIILAVIFLFLQLSLITTVAITLGVFTSTLLATFLSIAIYLIGNTTTDLVNLVRAGENPFIVNIVTILYLTLPDLSRLDLKNDVVYGWEAIPDTITLFSNAGYGLTYSLMLLAIAIFIFSRKEF
- the nblS gene encoding two-component system sensor histidine kinase NblS — its product is MLIVTIRNVINHWWYEFTLQTKLLAVATLVVSLFMSGLTFWAVNTIQQDEWLNDTRFGRDLGLLLASNVTPLVAEKNFTEVAQFSQRFYSSTSSVRYMLYADETGEIFFGIPFWDPQVESSLTIKQEMLPPEDYLDDEQKPIVRQHNTPDGLVTDVFIPLMANKRYLGMLAIGINPNPTAVISSNFTRDVTIAVFITIWVMVILAGVINALTITKPIKELLAGVKQIAAGNFKQRIDLPLGGELGELIFSFNDMAERLERYEEQNIEELTAEKAKLETLVSTIADGAVLIDNNMQVILVNPTARRIFAWEGTDVVGQNLLNYLPHSVQMEITRTLYEMASGERESAEFRILLVEPTKRTIRILLTTVLDSQRESIKGIAITVQDITREVELNEAKSQFISNISHELRTPLFNIKTYIETLHDYGDDLGAKERQEFLATVNHETDRLTRLVNDVLDLSKLESGRTYHFDGVDLAQALEQTLRTYQLNAKEKGINLVQELTPNLPLVIGNYDLLLQVFGNLIGNALKFTPAGGIVAIRAYRVDVNRSGHNSPLVRIEISDTGIGIAPEDQQAIFDRFFRVENRVHTLEGTGLGLSIVRNIMERHHSQVHLVSEVGVGTTFWFDLALFDEDKPTVNLTPLP